One genomic region from Pararge aegeria chromosome 14, ilParAegt1.1, whole genome shotgun sequence encodes:
- the LOC120629301 gene encoding 60S ribosomal protein L29 translates to MAKSKNHTNHNQNSKAHRNGIKKPTKSRHESTLGMDPKFLRNQRFCKKGNLKPALQLERAAERKVAREAKAKK, encoded by the exons ATGGCAAAGTCAAAGAATCATACAAATCATAACCAAA ACAGTAAAGCTCACAGAAATGGTATCAAAAAGCCGACTAAGAGCAGGCATGAATCCACTCTTGGT ATGGACCCTAAATTCTTGAGGAACCAAAGGTTTTGCAAAAAGGGCAACTTGAAGCCAGCCCTACAGTTAGAGCGTGCTGCTGAGAGGAAAGTAGCAAGGGAAGCCAAGGCTAAGAAATGA
- the LOC120629646 gene encoding LOW QUALITY PROTEIN: E3 ubiquitin-protein ligase siah-1-like (The sequence of the model RefSeq protein was modified relative to this genomic sequence to represent the inferred CDS: deleted 1 base in 1 codon), translated as MAKAKFNKKVGVVGMELPECPVCMEQMSTPIYQCLTGHSLCNTCTVNLIPPFCPMCRQAMTQTRNWQLEDMIERATVPCPNKSAGCVYTMVNMEVEDHLKECIFRQMACPLGSVFGKCSWSGKLNGMLDHFKERHPKNLNTDDEITINNTTITNDDRHMYLVDQNKFLFIISFKIDTMQKMAYWAVQHIGSKNLHNNMFTRYMLQAIKTKDVKLFTQNIASTML; from the exons ATGGCCAAAgctaaatttaacaaaaa GGTGGGCGTGGTGGGTATGGAGTTACCGGAGTGCCCTGTGTGTATGGAGCAAATGTCGACACCAATATACCAATGTCTGACTGGCCACAGCCTGTGTAACACCTGTACTGTGAATCTGATCCCTCCGTTTTGCCCTATGTGTCGTCAGGCTATGACGCAGACTAGGAATTGGCAGCTTGAAGATATGATAGAAagg GCTACTGTACCCTGCCCTAACAAGTCTGCCGGTTGTGTGTATACTATGGTCAACATGGAGGTGGAAGATCACCTTAAGGAATGCATCTTCCGGCAAATGGCTTGTCCTCTTGGTTCTGTATTTGGGAAATGCTCTTGGTCAG GAAAATTAAATGGAATGCTGGATCACTTCAAGGAACGTCAtccgaaaaatttaaatactgatGATGAGATTACCATTAATAATACTACCATTACAAATGACGACCGCCACATGTATCTGGTGGACCAAAACAAATTCTTATTCATCATATCATTCAAGATTGACACAATGCAGAAAATGGCATACTGGGCAGTGCAGCACATTGGAAGCAAG AATCTGCACAACAACATGTTTACGAGGTACATGTTACAAGCAATCAAGACCAAAGACGTAAAGTTATTTACACAGAACATTGCTTCAACGATGCTATAG
- the LOC120629647 gene encoding protein ANTAGONIST OF LIKE HETEROCHROMATIN PROTEIN 1-like, producing the protein MINVRRICVAYILYKRRNKKTRVHVDPFLENRLLAGAFVTRFGKLQNNERKFKNYFRMSIRSFDELLCKIENKLQKSSLRRITIQPIERLAITLRYLATGNTFTDLHYSYVIGIATISEIVRQVCYIIWIELKSECIPQLNGIKWKEIAEGFLTYTNFPNCLGAIDGKHIRVIRPPHSGSLYFNYKKYYSVVLLAMCDADYNFTYINVGTSGSNADSTIFRRSQLYTKLESNTLGIPDPQELPIICPEVAYPSSVRAKLPFVIVGDEAFGLSSHVMRPYARDNLPYKKKIFNYRLSRARRYIECTFGIMSNKFRIFHRSMNVKLDLAQLIVKTACVLHNFIRKRDGYKVSHTFVTNGFTGPLPRQQTESSNTSASNIRDIFADYFINEGKVSWQHRYIIN; encoded by the exons ATGATCAATGTCAGAAGAATATGTGTCGCTTACATACTTTACAAACGACGAAACAAGAAGACAAGAGTACATGTTGATCCCTTTCTTGAAAATAGGCTTCTTGCTGGGGCGTTTGTTACACGCTTTGgaaaactacaaaataatgaacgtaaatttaaaaattactttcgaATGTCCATTCGTTCTTTTGATGAACTGTTGTGTAAAATTGAGAATAAGCTACAAAAAAGCAGTTTACGAAGGATTACAATACAACCGATTGAGAGGCTCGCTATTACATTaag ataTTTGGCAACTGGTAATACATTCACTGATCTACACTATTCCTATGTGATTGGAATTGCAACAATTAGCGAAATAGTAAGACAAGTTTGTTACATAATATGGATTGAACTAAAGTCTGAATGTATTCCACAGCTTAATGGGATCAAATGGAAAGAAATCGCAGAGGGATTTCTCACATATACAAATTTTCCTAATTGCTTGGGTGCAATTGATGGAAAACATATAAGAGTGATTCGGCCGCCGCACAGTGGatcactatattttaattataagaaatattattctgTAGTGCTCCTCGCAATGTGTGATGctgattataattttacatatattaatGTCGGTACCAGTGGAAGCAACGCCGATTCAACCATCTTTAGAAGGAGTCAATTGTATACGAAACTGGAAAGTAACACGTTGGGTATCCCTGACCCGCAAGAGTTGCCTATTATTTGCCCCGAAGTAGCTTATCCATCTAGTGTAAGAGCAAAGTTGCCGTTCGTGATAGTGGGAGACGAGGCATTTGGTTTATCATCACATGTGATGCGGCCTTATGCTCGTGATAATTTAccttacaaaaagaaaatatttaattaccgtCTGTCCAGAGCTAGAAGGTACATAGAATGCACTTTTGGAATTATgtcaaataaatttagaatatttCACAGATCCATGAATGTCAAGTTAGATCTAGCACAATTAATAGTCAAGACGGCATGTGTACTTCacaatttcataaggaaacggGATGGCTACAAGGTCAGCCATACATTTGTCACAAATGGTTTTACGGGACCACTACCCAGGCAGCAGACTGAAAGTAGTAATACGTCGGCAAGTAATATCAGAGATATATTTGCAGATTACTTTATCAATGAAGGAAAAGTCTCCTGGCAACAccgatatataattaattaa
- the LOC120629648 gene encoding uncharacterized protein LOC120629648, whose amino-acid sequence MKIDTERVIIEVHLRPVLWDKRNELYKNRDAREAAWRDILKELAPNYENLSEEERKEADKKIQQRWRTARDTYQKDKISEKNQPSGSGSKKKKKKYSYYDILTFLDSTTETAGEESLCEEMSEQSNLETPNESTQPDTSRQESSHPTSKQKQVKSKKQAPSEFEAQLLECLKSNQLELESEDLAFFQSLQPSLKRFTRYQKLMFRTKVLNIVMEMESQTQPAYYSPIPTTSSSGFTELDSLSPINQDYQTNSIIQDTSSLNDNAISSAAVNDNETLISTESGLFNITSYDVIYTPATTSSTGESNVNAQDTNLQRNE is encoded by the exons ATGAAAATCGATACAGAACGAGTAATCATTGAAGTTCATCTGCGGCCCGTTTTGTGGGATAAACGCAATGAATTATACAAAAACAGGGACGCGAGGGAGGCTGCATGGAGAGATATTTTGAAGGAATTGGCACCTAACTACGAAAATTTGAGCGAAGAGGAAAGAAAAGAGGCGG ACAAGAAAATACAACAACGCTGGCGAACAGCAAGGGACACTTACCAGAAAGACAAGATATCTGAAAAAAATCAGCCATCCGGCTCTGGgagtaagaagaagaagaagaaatattcTTACTATGACATTTTGACTTTCTTAGACAGTACAACGGAAACTGCTGGAGAAGAGTCACTCTGTGAAGAAATGTCTGAACAAAGTAATTTAGAAACACCTAATGAGTCCACGCAACCAGATACTTCACGTCAAGAAAGTTCTCACCCaacatcaaaacaaaaacaagtaaAATCTAAAAAGCAAGCACCATCTGAATTTGAGGCACAGTTATTAGAATGCTTAAAGTCTAATCAACTGGAGCTAGAAAGTGAGGATTTGGCTTTCTTTCAGTCTCTGCAGCCTTCATTAAAAAGATTCACTAGATATCAAAAACTAATGTTCAGAACAAAAGTGTTAAATATAGTTATGGAAATGGAAAGTCAAACACAACCTGCATACTACAGTCCCATACCTACAACAAGTTCTAGTGGTTTTACTGAGCTTGACAGTTTGTCACCGATAAATCAAGATTACCAAACCAATAGTATAATCCAGGATACTTCGAGTCTTAACGACAATGCTATTAGTTCTGCTGCAGTGAATGACAATGAAACTCTTATTTCGACTGAAAGCGGCCTGTTTAATATCACGTCTTATGACGTAATTTATACCCCAGCAACAACATCATCTACAGGCGAAAGTAATGTCAACGCTCaggatacaaatttacaaagaaatgaatga